Proteins from a single region of Tumebacillus amylolyticus:
- a CDS encoding stalk domain-containing protein, giving the protein MPTRPSRQLVLKLMLASVLVTTTGMPHPLSAVAAEATVTRPAAASIPPGTLLIGTYLVQTEALSQSVFTAAKATMEPSDQGVYYRSEFAKGSWMNIGKATDISALFKNNDGKSAPVSFDDIDNLQITFWITLQEGKPHVVSFLSPADLQAAIETAKTDLEAKKQEADSAADSQLSQIALDAASLQAQLDFLTAVQNGQDTQAMQALDRQADPASAVSTDLQKAQQTQRQTLQNNLDAAKLDLAAAQSSGDTQQIAALTAQIQDLTAQLQKFDVQIKTADLKTADDDLTGKLKDLQSAVATSQTKKATDLLLQVATAAAALEDIRQALLQQQLALTTDPKEQDSLQQASHTATQTALKAQNLKLRKIQENAKLTGQVELANLLFAQLTDNNAKRDALRQTDRQSRIEALQTTLATLQAQLKQVPQGQSPSGDLLVQLVKTQAQLNAEQQSLTDAATLAQEDIDFLQGMIDTYQAEENQTAAANLQPLLLEAKRREVDATKAPLFLQKYEAESVQAVQSQQTQPSPALVDLHKQTIETIEGVEKGRYTQPELDAVAQLAVEVDKQLGQEPHEILPVEHLISNSINFKLAAPLLRVNGTTMVPIRTLLEGFGAQVFWDDGEQMVRVEYQGRTVVAWIGKTAYQVNGEAKTIDVAPVLLAQRTYVPLRLLVEAFGFDVAWDEPTETIDVKGLPVEVTP; this is encoded by the coding sequence GTGCCCACCCGTCCTTCGAGACAACTTGTACTCAAACTCATGCTGGCTTCTGTTCTCGTGACCACGACCGGCATGCCGCACCCGTTGTCTGCCGTCGCAGCCGAGGCTACGGTCACCCGCCCGGCCGCCGCATCGATTCCTCCCGGCACGCTGTTGATCGGCACCTATCTCGTGCAAACAGAAGCCCTCTCTCAATCGGTTTTCACCGCTGCCAAAGCGACGATGGAACCGTCAGACCAAGGGGTCTACTACAGGTCCGAATTCGCCAAAGGCTCGTGGATGAACATCGGCAAGGCGACCGACATCAGCGCCCTTTTCAAAAACAACGACGGAAAAAGCGCCCCCGTCTCCTTCGATGACATCGACAACTTGCAGATCACGTTCTGGATCACTCTGCAAGAAGGGAAACCGCATGTCGTCAGCTTCCTCTCCCCGGCTGATTTACAAGCCGCGATTGAGACCGCCAAAACCGACCTGGAGGCGAAAAAGCAAGAAGCCGACAGCGCCGCAGACTCGCAACTTTCTCAGATCGCACTGGACGCGGCAAGTTTGCAAGCGCAACTCGATTTCCTGACCGCTGTGCAGAACGGACAGGATACGCAAGCCATGCAAGCCTTGGATCGTCAAGCCGACCCGGCCTCCGCCGTCTCCACCGATTTGCAGAAAGCTCAGCAAACACAGCGTCAGACCCTGCAAAACAACCTCGATGCCGCGAAATTGGACCTCGCCGCCGCCCAGAGCTCCGGCGACACCCAGCAGATCGCCGCGTTGACCGCTCAGATTCAAGATTTGACCGCTCAATTGCAGAAGTTTGACGTTCAGATCAAAACGGCAGACCTCAAAACGGCCGATGACGATCTCACCGGCAAACTCAAAGACTTGCAATCGGCCGTCGCCACCTCCCAGACGAAAAAAGCGACCGATTTGCTCCTGCAAGTCGCAACGGCCGCTGCTGCTCTAGAAGACATTCGTCAAGCGTTGCTTCAACAGCAACTTGCGCTGACGACCGATCCCAAGGAGCAAGACAGTCTGCAACAAGCATCTCACACAGCGACCCAGACCGCTCTGAAAGCGCAGAACCTCAAACTTCGCAAGATCCAGGAAAACGCAAAACTGACAGGTCAAGTGGAGCTTGCAAACTTGCTTTTCGCTCAACTCACCGACAACAACGCCAAGCGCGATGCTTTGCGTCAGACGGACAGGCAATCGCGGATCGAGGCGTTGCAAACCACGTTGGCGACCCTCCAAGCGCAACTCAAGCAAGTTCCGCAAGGGCAGAGCCCGTCCGGAGATTTGCTCGTCCAACTCGTCAAAACGCAAGCTCAGTTGAACGCCGAACAGCAAAGCCTGACAGACGCCGCAACACTGGCCCAAGAGGACATCGACTTTTTGCAAGGGATGATCGACACCTACCAAGCCGAGGAAAACCAAACCGCCGCCGCCAACTTGCAACCGTTGCTTCTCGAGGCAAAGCGGCGGGAGGTCGATGCGACGAAAGCGCCGCTTTTTTTACAGAAATACGAAGCGGAGAGCGTACAGGCCGTACAATCGCAACAGACGCAACCGAGCCCGGCGCTTGTCGATCTACACAAGCAGACCATCGAGACCATTGAAGGAGTCGAGAAGGGCCGTTACACACAGCCGGAATTGGATGCAGTTGCACAGTTGGCAGTGGAAGTGGACAAACAACTCGGTCAGGAACCTCACGAGATCTTGCCCGTCGAGCACTTGATTTCCAACTCCATCAACTTCAAACTGGCGGCGCCGCTCCTGCGAGTCAACGGGACGACGATGGTTCCGATCCGCACGTTGCTTGAAGGTTTTGGTGCGCAAGTCTTTTGGGACGATGGCGAACAGATGGTGCGTGTGGAGTATCAGGGTCGAACCGTCGTAGCTTGGATTGGCAAGACGGCGTACCAAGTCAACGGGGAAGCCAAAACGATTGACGTCGCGCCGGTGCTCTTGGCACAGCGGACGTATGTACCGCTTCGACTGCTGGTTGAAGCGTTCGGGTTCGATGTGGCTTGGGATGAACCGACCGAAACGATTGATGTCAAAGGTCTGCCTGTGGAGGTGACGCCATGA
- a CDS encoding TolC family protein, with protein MLKKRRPSTVFHLVMLGVLTFQQLGSASSAYASEEISLSDAIRNSVDASAEITTMKNVQLTQADFDLAQAYQTLRNQDEKDNSNKAKEHSMSRDIDLGLKVPQAMLNKKKLQHQLDDKVRQTQVQTEQAYMTAYQQQVGVDNATAALQKAEQKAKDLRAKQKFGYATADDVTAADALVVQTQTNLQTAQLSFKSGRLALGQLLGKDLDGDYRFELPRVYANLTQDTMWKLYESAKSSDFDLFQDTEATNMAQTKANIIRGLYQNKFGTQATSLLASMYQSPKAPDYNSFLSQYDSMILSLKNKWKGKALVLALSFPFIKIVDKVELQGEYQDDRYFEDLSSSLPMALLDLDKAKLKEADTRNKLAAKIKSTYLTAKQAEAGYLLALKAEATAKETVESAKGKIKFGQLTQDDVDKLQGAYEQAQMATLSSYIAYKSSLSTLNLAAGGTLPYASGIPKTAAETGTEAFKPQPPAPKSLGLWQLEPVAKGMTSSFKLKLADGATATHFALRLKQGGQLIGDKTPINGGITHLDLVFQDPSLLQVVLYAGDKQIAVTDLSGYAPSGQLTESPDS; from the coding sequence TTGTTGAAAAAACGCCGTCCGTCGACTGTCTTTCACCTCGTCATGCTAGGCGTTCTGACCTTCCAACAACTGGGTTCGGCGAGCTCGGCGTATGCTTCGGAAGAGATCTCGTTATCTGACGCGATTCGCAACAGTGTGGACGCCAGTGCAGAGATTACGACGATGAAAAACGTCCAGCTCACGCAGGCCGACTTCGACCTCGCCCAAGCCTACCAGACTCTTCGCAACCAAGACGAGAAAGACAACTCCAACAAAGCCAAAGAACACAGCATGAGCCGAGACATCGACCTCGGGCTCAAAGTCCCGCAAGCCATGCTGAACAAGAAAAAACTCCAACACCAACTCGACGACAAAGTCCGTCAGACCCAAGTCCAGACGGAACAAGCGTATATGACCGCCTACCAGCAACAAGTTGGCGTAGACAACGCAACGGCCGCTCTGCAAAAAGCGGAGCAGAAAGCCAAGGACCTGCGGGCCAAGCAAAAGTTCGGGTATGCCACAGCTGACGATGTCACCGCGGCAGACGCCCTCGTGGTGCAAACGCAGACCAACCTGCAAACCGCCCAGCTGTCCTTCAAGTCAGGCCGTCTCGCGCTCGGACAACTGCTTGGCAAGGACCTCGACGGAGACTATCGGTTTGAACTGCCGCGCGTCTACGCAAATCTCACGCAAGACACCATGTGGAAACTCTATGAGTCTGCGAAATCATCCGACTTCGATCTCTTCCAAGACACCGAAGCCACCAACATGGCGCAGACCAAAGCCAACATCATCCGCGGCCTCTACCAGAACAAATTCGGCACGCAAGCGACCTCGTTGCTCGCGTCTATGTATCAATCACCGAAAGCCCCCGACTACAATTCGTTTCTCTCGCAGTACGACTCGATGATTCTCTCGCTCAAAAATAAATGGAAGGGAAAAGCACTCGTGCTCGCTCTCTCGTTTCCTTTTATTAAGATCGTGGACAAAGTCGAACTCCAAGGCGAGTACCAAGACGACCGTTATTTCGAAGACCTTTCCAGTTCCTTGCCGATGGCGTTGCTCGATTTGGACAAAGCCAAACTCAAGGAAGCGGACACTCGCAACAAACTGGCTGCGAAGATCAAATCCACGTACTTGACCGCCAAGCAAGCCGAAGCGGGCTATCTCCTCGCACTGAAAGCAGAAGCCACCGCCAAGGAAACCGTTGAGAGCGCCAAAGGCAAGATCAAATTCGGTCAACTCACCCAAGACGATGTGGACAAGTTGCAAGGAGCCTACGAGCAAGCGCAGATGGCGACACTCTCCAGCTACATCGCCTACAAGTCCTCGCTCTCCACCTTAAATCTCGCCGCCGGAGGGACGCTTCCGTACGCCTCAGGCATCCCGAAAACAGCAGCGGAGACAGGTACAGAGGCGTTCAAACCGCAACCTCCCGCACCGAAGTCGCTCGGTCTCTGGCAATTGGAACCGGTGGCCAAGGGCATGACCAGCTCTTTCAAACTGAAATTGGCGGATGGAGCGACAGCCACTCATTTTGCTTTGCGATTGAAACAAGGGGGTCAACTGATCGGAGACAAGACTCCGATCAACGGGGGGATCACACACCTCGACCTCGTCTTCCAAGACCCGAGCCTTTTGCAAGTGGTGCTCTACGCCGGAGACAAACAGATCGCCGTCACAGACTTGAGCGGCTATGCACCGTCTGGACAATTAACGGAATCTCCTGATTCCTGA
- a CDS encoding DUF4280 domain-containing protein, whose translation MGIGVCGGAQMQCSFGTAPANLMVLPANRCVTSQPLATIMDNKPMVNILPFAMCQSMANPAVASATAAAMGALTPMPCVPVTAAPWAPGAPTVQIGNFPALNNSSKLMCNWGGVIQLTNPGQQTIQVP comes from the coding sequence ATGGGTATCGGAGTATGCGGAGGAGCGCAAATGCAGTGCAGTTTTGGCACGGCTCCCGCGAATTTGATGGTGCTCCCGGCAAATCGTTGTGTCACGTCGCAACCTCTTGCGACGATTATGGATAATAAACCGATGGTCAACATCTTGCCGTTTGCGATGTGCCAGTCGATGGCAAATCCGGCGGTGGCTTCCGCGACAGCAGCGGCGATGGGGGCGTTGACTCCTATGCCCTGTGTGCCGGTGACGGCTGCTCCTTGGGCGCCCGGCGCACCAACTGTACAGATCGGCAATTTCCCAGCCCTCAATAACTCTTCGAAATTAATGTGCAACTGGGGCGGCGTGATCCAACTCACGAACCCCGGTCAGCAAACCATACAGGTACCGTAG
- a CDS encoding MORN repeat-containing protein: MKTLKAIIDWVKKLPDLFKKGKESVEEKWGPEHSITQYVKFGRRYFSKRLVVVVCLLIVIVPLYLYLRPPALLANWLGWPTTLLEGSKQAMAFQGLGKLITEEGDLHYVGQVVKGVYEGKGKLYNAKEVLIYDGDFKKGLPNGTGTQYNGMSQLLYQGEFKDGMFNGQGQAFHTSGKMRYDGEFKNGKMQGAGTKYYVTGQIQYTGEFVNDDYAGKGTLYDINGKVQYDGQFLNGKYEGEGKLFNDQNQLVYAGLFAAGSYSGAGKLYGSNGKPVYDGTFQNGEYSGAGTEFYTDGTLKYKGDFSAGKYQGDGKLFSATGKPAYTGAFVNGKFDGDGQKFDAKGSPLYKGQFKSGLEDGKGERYDAKGTTVYKGFFQRGRIYYPGFLGLAPKAVEELLEKPTDTTVDSTSSSPKMAMLYDKYKMTFQLEMSKANDKDSLVTSVEVWNESGLQDIDAIVKGIDTVPAADEDDKPGSTDSADTPKGETTDNKPTKVRQDGNVTVFRVGDAMYYCYYNGDKLLRAMVAPAAK, translated from the coding sequence ATGAAAACACTGAAAGCCATAATCGACTGGGTGAAAAAACTTCCCGACCTCTTTAAAAAGGGCAAAGAATCCGTCGAGGAAAAATGGGGACCGGAGCATTCGATCACTCAATATGTGAAGTTCGGACGCCGCTACTTTTCGAAGCGTTTGGTTGTGGTCGTTTGTCTGCTGATCGTCATCGTCCCGCTCTACCTCTATCTGCGCCCTCCTGCTCTGCTTGCCAATTGGCTGGGCTGGCCGACGACATTGCTTGAGGGAAGCAAGCAAGCGATGGCGTTTCAAGGCTTGGGCAAGTTGATCACCGAAGAAGGCGACCTGCACTACGTCGGGCAAGTAGTGAAGGGCGTCTACGAAGGCAAAGGCAAGCTCTACAACGCCAAGGAAGTCCTGATCTACGACGGTGATTTCAAAAAAGGCCTCCCCAACGGGACCGGCACGCAATACAACGGCATGAGTCAACTGCTCTACCAAGGCGAGTTCAAGGACGGGATGTTTAACGGCCAGGGACAGGCCTTCCATACGAGCGGCAAGATGCGCTATGACGGCGAGTTCAAGAACGGCAAGATGCAGGGGGCGGGCACGAAGTATTACGTGACCGGGCAAATTCAGTACACCGGAGAATTTGTCAACGATGACTACGCGGGCAAAGGGACGCTGTATGACATCAACGGCAAAGTCCAATATGACGGACAGTTTCTCAACGGCAAGTACGAGGGTGAAGGGAAACTGTTCAACGACCAGAATCAATTGGTCTATGCAGGTCTGTTCGCCGCTGGGTCGTACAGTGGGGCCGGGAAGTTGTACGGTTCCAATGGCAAGCCGGTCTATGACGGCACCTTCCAAAACGGGGAGTACTCCGGAGCCGGGACAGAGTTCTACACCGATGGTACGTTGAAGTACAAGGGCGATTTCTCGGCAGGCAAGTACCAAGGCGACGGCAAGTTGTTCTCTGCAACGGGCAAACCTGCGTATACGGGCGCTTTTGTGAACGGAAAGTTCGATGGCGATGGACAGAAATTCGACGCCAAGGGGTCGCCTTTGTACAAGGGCCAATTCAAGTCGGGCTTGGAAGACGGCAAAGGTGAGCGCTATGATGCGAAGGGCACGACTGTGTACAAAGGCTTTTTCCAACGGGGGCGCATTTACTACCCCGGCTTCCTCGGGCTGGCTCCGAAAGCGGTGGAGGAATTGTTGGAGAAGCCGACCGATACGACGGTGGATTCGACCTCAAGTTCGCCGAAGATGGCGATGTTGTATGACAAATACAAGATGACGTTCCAATTGGAGATGTCCAAAGCGAATGACAAGGACTCCCTCGTCACCTCCGTTGAGGTGTGGAACGAAAGCGGACTGCAAGACATCGACGCGATTGTAAAAGGGATCGACACCGTTCCCGCCGCTGATGAGGACGACAAACCCGGCAGCACGGACAGCGCAGACACTCCGAAGGGCGAAACCACTGACAACAAACCGACAAAAGTTCGTCAAGACGGCAACGTCACCGTGTTCCGGGTCGGCGATGCCATGTACTACTGCTACTACAACGGAGACAAACTGTTGCGCGCGATGGTTGCGCCGGCTGCTAAGTAA
- a CDS encoding DUF4157 domain-containing protein → MSKAPRQAKGTTSSVSQQKTSRSVPASSSPVPSALLQMQRAYGNQATARFLQRKTAQRAAPDEEEELQLKVDPAQTVQRSTGGGSKMPEEVQAKMENAFQTDFSDVNIHVGSQASDVGALAYAQGNDIHFAQGKFEPHSQSGQELLGHELAHVVQQRQGRVQPTTEVGGLPVNDDVSLEREADQQGRVAAQTKLEEQED, encoded by the coding sequence TTGTCAAAAGCACCGAGACAAGCCAAAGGCACAACATCTTCGGTTTCCCAGCAAAAAACGTCGAGGTCCGTCCCGGCCTCGTCGTCTCCCGTACCGTCGGCGCTCTTGCAAATGCAACGCGCGTATGGCAACCAAGCGACCGCCCGTTTCCTGCAGCGCAAGACCGCCCAGCGCGCGGCGCCGGATGAGGAGGAAGAACTGCAGCTCAAAGTGGACCCCGCCCAGACTGTACAACGTTCCACAGGCGGGGGGAGCAAGATGCCGGAGGAAGTGCAGGCCAAGATGGAGAACGCGTTCCAAACGGACTTCTCCGACGTCAACATCCATGTCGGCTCCCAAGCGTCCGATGTGGGAGCGCTCGCGTATGCACAGGGTAATGACATCCACTTTGCGCAGGGCAAGTTTGAACCGCACAGCCAATCGGGTCAAGAACTGCTCGGTCACGAACTCGCCCATGTCGTCCAACAACGCCAAGGGCGCGTTCAACCGACCACCGAAGTCGGAGGTCTGCCCGTCAACGATGACGTCTCTCTCGAACGCGAAGCCGACCAACAGGGTCGAGTTGCTGCTCAGACCAAGCTCGAAGAACAGGAAGACTAA
- a CDS encoding phage tail protein gives MYETTTFFSLNKLSDWQQGTAYNLRLTEEGVRLERTVRYGWQRDISLNRIVGTSQVTNLTLGPGGTLLLLDHSANVWMYDYINAIYESLFPRKHRLFTRYALLAATDDLLVVAERVRDPRITAYSLSNIQSVWEMREWQGQPLCPLALSSDGVEDVFVVIPEQTVLEGRRRVVPAGTAFVILQIGAGGRIQHVYRDEELRAEESTRLTELCKRFFLNVQGEGEVSLLDGRRGRLHVFHRKGGVARHLDLNFPGVPSGLGIDPRGSLYISDGREQASEGPDDRFVRVYNQDGSVLENVSGMQGQVDRMLYGHRQLLYLWNKAEQRITVLEPSSRIQGAPGQSGSPEGVYFTRAFDAVTSEMVWHKILLDADLPDETQLRVYYYASDHREVWLDEGTVLLDDFLHDERFSLEEKQRRTRNLWHGPIVNPRDALLRAQGRYLWLRIEWSGSDRKTPLLKKVRAYYPRTSYLQYLPAVYQQDPQSRDFLERFLSLFGTFFDEMEEAIDHIARCFDTDAATGDLLKWLSTWMGIAVDDRWTEEQTRTLLKRAPDLYKKRGTREGIQELLEVFTGEKPILVEFFQYKNLIEKAEVRRLMERLYGLDPYRFSVLVKPEAVPDDRSRALLEKLLSEERPAFTDVQLVVLEPQIHMGSHTYLGINTFLQEPTLLVLDEKSTLPYHTVLVDVDHNSRIGLHTRLGMDSTLE, from the coding sequence TTGTACGAAACCACCACATTTTTTTCGTTGAACAAACTGAGCGATTGGCAACAGGGGACAGCCTACAACCTGCGATTGACAGAGGAAGGCGTCCGTCTGGAACGCACCGTCCGCTATGGATGGCAGCGCGACATCTCGCTCAACCGAATCGTAGGCACCTCGCAGGTCACCAACTTGACGCTGGGGCCGGGGGGAACGTTGTTGTTGTTGGACCATTCCGCCAACGTTTGGATGTACGACTACATCAACGCGATCTACGAATCGTTGTTTCCCAGAAAGCACCGCCTCTTCACCCGCTATGCCTTGCTCGCCGCCACCGATGACCTGCTGGTCGTCGCAGAGCGCGTTCGTGACCCGCGCATCACCGCCTACTCGCTCTCCAACATCCAAAGTGTTTGGGAGATGCGCGAATGGCAGGGACAACCGCTCTGCCCGTTGGCTCTGAGTTCCGACGGCGTGGAGGACGTCTTCGTCGTCATCCCGGAGCAGACCGTGCTCGAAGGCCGCCGTCGCGTGGTTCCCGCCGGCACCGCATTCGTCATCTTGCAAATTGGAGCGGGGGGTCGCATCCAGCACGTCTACCGCGATGAAGAGTTGCGCGCAGAGGAGTCGACGCGACTCACCGAACTGTGCAAGCGCTTTTTCCTAAACGTGCAAGGTGAGGGCGAAGTGTCTCTCTTGGACGGCCGACGGGGCAGATTGCACGTGTTTCACCGCAAGGGAGGGGTCGCACGCCATCTGGACTTGAACTTCCCCGGAGTCCCCTCAGGGCTTGGCATCGACCCGCGCGGCTCACTCTACATCAGCGACGGTCGAGAGCAGGCATCCGAAGGCCCGGACGACCGCTTTGTTCGCGTGTACAACCAGGACGGTTCTGTGTTGGAAAACGTCTCCGGCATGCAAGGGCAAGTGGACCGCATGCTGTACGGACACCGCCAGCTCCTGTACCTGTGGAACAAAGCCGAGCAACGCATCACCGTGCTCGAACCCTCGTCCCGCATCCAAGGCGCACCCGGACAGAGCGGTTCACCCGAGGGTGTCTACTTCACCCGGGCGTTCGACGCGGTGACTTCCGAGATGGTTTGGCACAAGATTCTGCTTGATGCAGACTTGCCGGACGAAACCCAACTTCGCGTCTACTACTACGCGTCGGATCATCGGGAAGTGTGGCTCGACGAGGGCACGGTGCTCCTCGACGATTTTTTACATGACGAACGTTTCAGCCTGGAGGAGAAGCAACGCCGGACTCGCAATCTCTGGCATGGCCCGATCGTCAACCCGCGAGATGCACTGCTTCGCGCCCAAGGTCGTTACTTGTGGCTTCGCATCGAGTGGAGCGGGAGCGATCGCAAGACCCCGCTTTTGAAAAAAGTACGTGCATACTACCCGCGCACGTCTTACTTGCAGTACTTGCCCGCCGTCTACCAGCAGGACCCGCAAAGCCGCGATTTCCTCGAACGGTTCCTGTCGCTGTTCGGAACCTTTTTCGATGAGATGGAAGAAGCGATCGACCACATCGCCCGCTGCTTTGACACCGATGCGGCGACGGGTGACCTGCTCAAGTGGCTCTCGACGTGGATGGGGATCGCGGTGGATGATCGCTGGACAGAGGAACAGACGCGCACGTTGCTCAAGCGCGCCCCTGATTTGTACAAAAAACGGGGCACACGCGAAGGAATCCAAGAATTGCTGGAAGTCTTCACAGGGGAGAAACCGATCCTCGTCGAATTCTTTCAATACAAAAACCTCATCGAAAAAGCGGAAGTTCGTCGCCTCATGGAGCGCCTCTACGGGCTCGACCCCTATCGGTTCAGCGTGCTGGTCAAGCCGGAAGCAGTGCCGGACGACCGCAGCCGAGCGCTCCTGGAAAAGTTGCTCTCGGAGGAGCGGCCCGCTTTTACAGACGTTCAATTGGTTGTGCTTGAGCCTCAGATTCACATGGGGTCCCACACGTACCTTGGGATCAACACGTTCTTGCAGGAGCCGACTTTGCTCGTTCTCGACGAGAAGTCCACGCTCCCTTATCACACCGTCCTCGTAGACGTCGACCACAACAGCCGAATTGGCTTGCACACGCGTCTCGGGATGGATTCGACATTGGAATGA
- a CDS encoding putative baseplate assembly protein: MLQLPNLDDRLYEEIVAEARKSIPRLLPQWTDENAHDPGITMVELFSWLSEMQQYYLNRVTAKNEQKFLQLLGLALQGASTALVDVTFGGVQDPVRLPRGTKLQALDQTFETREAIWIWPHSIKRVLVRTDIDSSDYTSANDNGRVGYYAFGAEAWQGTQLCLGFDQPFQAGHPISLTINLREDLAVSRNPLTDDADVTPSAQVTWSFYGTDGNWHPLEAEHLVDGTNHLTQSGRITLRLPGEMGKTTIHPANDLTRAWLACSVQVEGYEVPPMVEKCTLNTVSAEHGETHSLVRSFDSDGSQHLELVSDEFLAFFGEVDVQVQEPGGFWRDWKKVADLADCGPRDSCYELRRDVEQKTTHIRFGDGLQGRIPPNGQGNVRILACGETFEHHRLIGPSNGLPNQRFALPLTPLVPSEFLLQVGKISKGADGAESWLWQDWTRVDDLERSGADDRHYFLDLDAEEIVFGNHEQGRIPEREESWPNLRLLSYRTGGGLRGNVQQDRISGLLAPEKAFPSSLTVTNHFYAAGGKERETLEEAKQRVRREMRETTRAVTATDYERIALATPGLRVARVKAIPLYRVGQDDPHEQAQGQVTVVVVPYSDGAIPTPSSGFLQTVQRHLDRHRLLTTEVHVTAPEYVQITVQAVVVVHPDYRHQTQRVLDALSGLLDVLDDRDPTKGWEFGRSVYKGDVYGVINRLPGVEYIQSLYMDAEGRGIRRDGNGDIHLPPHGLVYSGRHTVQLLSRTDL; this comes from the coding sequence ATGTTGCAGTTGCCCAATCTCGACGACCGCCTCTATGAGGAGATCGTCGCCGAGGCCCGTAAGAGCATTCCGCGCTTGCTTCCTCAGTGGACGGATGAGAACGCACACGACCCCGGGATCACGATGGTCGAACTGTTCTCTTGGCTGTCGGAGATGCAACAGTATTACTTGAACCGAGTCACCGCCAAAAACGAGCAGAAGTTCCTTCAACTGCTCGGCCTCGCACTCCAAGGAGCTTCCACAGCGCTCGTGGACGTGACGTTTGGCGGTGTGCAAGACCCGGTGCGGTTGCCCCGCGGCACCAAGTTGCAAGCTTTGGATCAGACGTTTGAAACGAGAGAAGCCATCTGGATCTGGCCGCATTCGATCAAACGCGTGCTGGTCCGAACGGACATCGACTCGTCCGACTACACCTCTGCCAATGACAACGGCCGAGTCGGCTATTACGCATTTGGCGCAGAGGCGTGGCAGGGCACGCAGCTTTGCCTCGGATTTGACCAACCTTTTCAGGCGGGGCATCCGATCTCATTGACGATCAACTTGCGCGAAGATCTGGCCGTTTCCCGCAATCCGCTGACAGACGATGCCGATGTGACGCCCTCCGCTCAAGTGACGTGGAGTTTCTACGGAACCGACGGGAACTGGCATCCGCTTGAGGCTGAGCATCTCGTGGACGGCACGAACCATCTCACACAGAGCGGGAGAATCACGCTCCGCTTGCCGGGCGAGATGGGCAAGACAACGATCCACCCCGCCAACGATCTGACGCGGGCATGGCTTGCTTGCTCCGTGCAAGTGGAAGGGTACGAAGTGCCGCCGATGGTGGAGAAGTGTACATTGAACACCGTATCCGCCGAACACGGAGAGACCCACAGCCTCGTCCGTTCGTTTGACAGCGATGGTTCGCAACATCTAGAACTGGTGTCGGACGAGTTCCTCGCGTTTTTTGGCGAAGTGGATGTACAGGTGCAGGAACCGGGCGGTTTCTGGCGCGATTGGAAAAAAGTCGCGGACCTGGCCGACTGCGGCCCCCGCGACTCCTGCTACGAACTCCGGCGCGACGTGGAGCAGAAAACCACCCACATCCGCTTTGGCGATGGCCTTCAAGGTCGCATCCCGCCAAACGGTCAGGGCAACGTCCGAATCCTCGCCTGCGGAGAAACTTTTGAACACCACCGTTTGATTGGGCCGAGCAACGGGTTGCCGAACCAACGCTTTGCTCTTCCGCTGACTCCGTTGGTGCCAAGTGAATTCCTGTTGCAAGTCGGCAAGATTTCCAAGGGTGCAGACGGAGCCGAGAGCTGGTTGTGGCAGGATTGGACGCGCGTGGATGACTTGGAGCGTTCCGGAGCGGACGACCGACACTACTTCCTCGACCTTGACGCCGAGGAGATCGTGTTCGGCAACCATGAGCAGGGTCGAATCCCTGAGCGTGAAGAGTCCTGGCCGAACCTCCGCTTGCTCTCCTACCGTACAGGAGGCGGCTTGCGCGGCAACGTGCAGCAAGACCGCATCTCGGGGTTGCTCGCCCCGGAAAAAGCGTTCCCATCGTCCTTGACCGTCACCAACCACTTCTATGCGGCAGGTGGCAAAGAGCGAGAAACGCTGGAGGAAGCCAAGCAACGGGTGAGACGTGAGATGCGGGAGACGACGAGAGCCGTTACCGCTACCGATTACGAGCGAATCGCCTTGGCGACACCGGGCTTGCGAGTGGCGCGAGTCAAAGCCATTCCTCTGTACCGCGTGGGTCAAGACGATCCCCACGAACAGGCGCAAGGCCAAGTGACCGTTGTCGTGGTACCGTACAGCGACGGTGCAATCCCGACGCCAAGCAGTGGATTCTTACAGACCGTACAGCGTCATCTCGACCGACATCGTCTGCTGACCACCGAAGTTCACGTGACTGCACCGGAGTACGTGCAGATTACGGTCCAAGCCGTCGTTGTGGTGCATCCTGATTATCGACACCAGACGCAACGTGTGCTGGATGCCTTGAGCGGTTTGCTCGACGTGCTCGATGACCGCGATCCGACCAAGGGGTGGGAATTCGGACGGTCGGTGTACAAAGGCGATGTGTACGGAGTGATCAACCGATTGCCGGGCGTGGAGTACATCCAGTCGTTGTACATGGACGCCGAGGGTCGCGGCATCCGTCGGGATGGAAATGGCGACATCCATCTGCCGCCGCACGGACTGGTCTATTCGGGACGTCACACGGTGCAATTGCTCAGCCGCACCGATTTGTAG